In the genome of Neofelis nebulosa isolate mNeoNeb1 chromosome 8, mNeoNeb1.pri, whole genome shotgun sequence, one region contains:
- the KRT76 gene encoding keratin, type II cytoskeletal 2 oral: MNRQVCKKSFSGGSQGFSGRSAVVSGSSRMSCVARSGGASGGACGFRGGAGGFGSRSLYSLGGNKSISISVAGGSRAGGFGGGRSSCGSGFGGGYGGGFGGGFGGGRGMGGGFGGAGGFGGVGGFGGAGGFGGAGGFGGPGGFGGPGGFGGPSGFGPGGFPGGIQEVTVNQSLLQPLNVEIDPQIGQVKTQEREQIKTLNNKFASFIDKVRFLEQQNKVLETKWNLLQQQTTGTGSGPNNLEPLLESYISFLRRQLDLVLGERGNLEGELKNMQDLVEDFKKKYEDEINKRNAAENEFVGLKKDVDAAYMNKVELQAKVDSLTDELNFLRTFYEMELSQMQSHVSDTSVVLSMDNNRCLDLDSIIAEVKAQYEEIAQRSKAEAEALYQTKLGELQTTAGRHGDDLKNTKSEIMELNRMIQRLRAEIENVKKQNANLQVAIAEAEQRGELALKDANAKLQELQAALQKAKDDLARLLRDYQELMNVKLALDMEIATYRKLLEGEECRMSGECQSAVCISVISNVTSTSSGSAGSHGGVSASSSGGYRGGSSSRGSSGGYGGLSGGSSGGYQSGSSGGRLSSGGSSSVSRSGIGSASGGIQTSGGSSYKSGSGGSTSIRFSQTTSSSQHCSK, encoded by the exons ATGAACAGACAAGTCTGCAAGAAGTCCTTCAGTGGCGGCAGCCAGGGCTTCTCGGGTCGCTCTGCCGTGGTCTCAGGAAGCAGCAGGATGAGCTGTGTGGCCCGCTCGGGGGGAGCCAGCGGAGGGGCCTGCGGGTTCCGGGGTGGGGCGGGTGGCTTTGGCAGTCGCAGCCTCTACAGCCTGGGTGGTAACAAGAGCATCTCCATCAGCGTGGCCGGTGGCTCCCGGGCTGGTGGCTTTGGGGGAGGGCGTAGCAGCTGTGGCAGTGGCTTTGGGGGTGGCTATGGAGGTGGCTTTGGTGGTGGCTTTGGTGGTGGCAGAGGAATGGGAGGTGGCTTTGGAGGGGCTGGTGGCTTTGGAGGGGTTGGTGGCTTTGGTGGAGCTGGTGGTTTTGGAGGGGCTGGTGGCTTTGGTGGGCCTGGTGGCTTTGGTGGGCCTGGTGGCTTTGGTGGGCCCAGTGGCTTTGGTCCTGGTGGCTTCCCTGGGGGAATCCAGGAAGTGACTGTGAACCAGAGCCTCCTGCAGCCCCTCAATGTGGAGATCGACCCCCAGATTGGGCAAGTAAAGACCCAGGAGCGCGAGCAGATCAAGACCCTCAACAACAAGTTCGCTTCCTTCATCGACAAG GTGCGGTTCCTGGAGCAGCAGAACAAGGTCCTGGAGACCAAGTGGAACCTGCTCCAGCAGCAGACCACAGGCACTGGCTCAGGCCCCAACAACCTGGAGCCTCTCCTTGAATCCTACATCAGTTTTCTACGCAGGCAGTTGGATTTGgttctgggggagagggggaaccTGGAAGGAGAGCTGAAGAACATGCAGGACCTCGTGGAGGACTTCAAAAAGAA ATATGAAGATGAGATCAACAAGCGCAATGCGGCTGAGAATGAGTTTGTGGGGCTTAAGAAG GATGTGGATGCTGCGTACATGAACAAGGTGGAGCTACAGGCCAAGGTGGACAGCCTGACAGATGAACTGAACTTCCTGAGGACCTTCTATGAGATg GAGCTGTCTCAGATGCAGAGTCATGTCAGTGACACGTCCGTAGTCCTGTCCATGGACAACAACCGCTGCCTGGACCTGGACAGCATCATCGCCGAGGTCAAGGCCCAGTATGAGGAAATTGCCCAGAGGAGCAAGGCAGAGGCTGAGGCTCTGTACCAGACCAAG CTTGGGGAGCTGCAGACCACGGCCGGCAGGCATGGAGATGACCTCAAGAACACTAAGAGTGAGATCATGGAGCTCAACAGGATGATCCAGAGGCTGCGGGCCGAGATCGAGAATGTTAAGAAGCAG AACGCCAACCTGCAAGTGGCCATAGCTGAAGCTGAGCAGCGTGGGGAGCTGGCCCTCAAGGACGCCAATGCAAAGCTCCAAGAGCTTCAGGCTGCCTTACAGAAGGCCAAAGATGACCTGGCCCGGCTGCTGCGGGACTACCAGGAGTTGATGAACGTGAAGCTGGCCCTGGACATGGAGATCGCCACCTACCGCAAGCTGCTGGAGGGCGAGGAATGCAG GATGTCTGGAGAGTGTCAGAGTGCTGTGTGCATTT CGGTGATCAGCAATGTCACCAGCACCAGCAGCGGCTCTGCTGGAAGCCACGGAGGGGTCAGTGCCAGCAGCAGCGGTGGCTACAgaggcggcagcagcagcagaggcagCAGTGGTGGCTATGGAGGGCTCAGTGGTGGCAGCAGCGGTGGCTACCAGAGTGGCAGCAGCGGGGGTAGGCTCAGCAGCGGAGGCAGCAGCTCTGTGAGCCGGAGTGGAATTGGCTCCGCCTCTGGTGGCATCCAGACCTCGGGAGGCAGCAGCTATAAGTCTGGCAGTGGAGGCAGCACCAGCATCCGCTTCTCCCAGACCACCAGCTCGAGCCAGCACTGCTCCAAGTGA